The Bacteroidota bacterium sequence ATTCTTCCCAGCCTCTTGCCAAAGATGTTTGTTTCCGAAAAATGGAACATCAAAAAGGAAATTTTCTGGAACCTCTGGATATTGTTCACTATTTTTACGGGTTATTTTTTCTATTGCAGGTTTATGGGATTGATGAAATTCAATTTCAACATGGTTATCAAGCTTGTAATGGCTGCTGTTCTGCCTATTACGGTTTTGATTATCACCAACCACAACCGTATGTTAAAAGCCCATTTGAAGCTGGCCAATGAATTAACGCTTAAGCTACGGGACAATAAACTGATCCAGGAGAGGATTATACGGTTTGATTCAGATTATCAAAAGGATAGTCTTGCCATAAAGGTCGGACTGTTGATCCTTATCCGTTCTGCAAATAATTACATTGAAGTTTACTGGAAAGAAGCTGAAGAGGTGAAGAAGCAGATGATCCGTTGCAGCATGATGCGGGCCGAAGCATTGCTGAAGGAGTATAAATTTATCGTTAAATGCCATCGTTCTTATATAGTGAATATTAATTATATTGAAAAGATTGAAGGCAACCTGCAAGGTTATAAATTATTCATTGAGAAACTGGGATTCCCTGTTCCTGTTTCAA is a genomic window containing:
- a CDS encoding LytTR family DNA-binding domain-containing protein, with the protein product ILPSLLPKMFVSEKWNIKKEIFWNLWILFTIFTGYFFYCRFMGLMKFNFNMVIKLVMAAVLPITVLIITNHNRMLKAHLKLANELTLKLRDNKLIQERIIRFDSDYQKDSLAIKVGLLILIRSANNYIEVYWKEAEEVKKQMIRCSMMRAEALLKEYKFIVKCHRSYIVNINYIEKIEGNLQGYKLFIEKLGFPVPVSKNYAYKLKEVI